TCGGTCAATTCGGGCATAGGCGCTAAGTCGCCCTCCATACTGAATACACCGTCTGTGACCAACAACCTGAACCTGTAATCTTTATCTTTATCTTCCTCTAACATATTGCGAAGATCGTCCATATCGAGATGTTTGTAAATTCTTTTAACCGTGTTTTTCTTGCGGCAAAGCCTCATTCCGTCAATTATACTGGCATGATTAAGTTGGTCAGAATAAATCACGTTCTGCCATTCTTCGCTGCCCAGCGGTTCGTTGAAGAGGCTCGCAAAAAGACCCTCATTCGCGGAGAAGCAGGATGAAAACAGTATTGAATCGTCAGTGCCGAGGAATTCGGCTATCTTTTTTTCCAGGTCTCTGTGAATTGTTTGTGTGCCGCAAAGAAATCGAACAGACGCAACACCGTGTCCGTATTCCTTTATACCCCGAATTGAAGCTTCTATAATGCGAGGATGGTTTGACAATCCGAGATAATTGTTTGAGGCGAGCATCACGACATCGTTACCCCCGACATTTACTCTTCCTGATTGAGGAGATTCTATTTCTGTTTCAAATTTAAATGTATTGGCGTTGTGAATCCTGCCAAGTTCTTCTTTGATGATAGAGAGCATATTGTTCATGAAAAAGATTCCTGTATTTAATTTATTCAGGTTTGAGTAAAACTTTTAGAGCGTTCCCTGCCGCGATTTCCTCAAAAGCGTGGTCAACCTCTGATATGCCAAGATTATGAGTGACAAATCCATTATCAATAAAAGTATCGCTGAGTCCGCTTTCTAATAATTCTATCATTAAGTCCCATGTCTCCCAAATCCGCCGACCGATAATTCCCTTTACTGTCGCACCTTTAAAAATTATATCTCTGGCAAAGTCCATTTGAAAATCACCACTCGGTAATCCGAGAAGAGCGAATACGCCTCCCGCCCGAAGAACTTTAAAAGCGTCTTCATAGGCTTTATAATTTCCGGACATTTCAAGGATGCCGTCAACCCCGATTCCATCAGTTTCGTCCATGACGAACTCGAAAAATTTTTGTCTGTTATCAGGAATTGCCATGTCGAAGCATGCATCCGCTCCAAATTTTTTAGCCATTGCGAAGTGAGAGTCCTCAAGTTTTTCAGGAGTCATCCCCACTTTAGGATGAGAAGCGTCCGTGACAAATATTTTCTTCGCTCCAAGCTTGTGAGAAATTGCGGTAGCCATCAAGCCCTGAATCCCACATCCAAGAATAGCGATTGTTTTATCCTTTTTGTTGATAGTACTCGTCGTATGAACGGCGTTTCCGAAAGCGTCCATAAACGACATAATTTCCATAGGAATTTTTCCACGCTGAATGAGTACAAGATTTTCTGCCGGAACGGTAATGTACTTTGTGAACGCTCCGTGTTCATGAATACCTTTTATGATAGTGTTCTTACAAACGTGTTTTTCTCCTATTCGGCATTGCAGACAATTTCCGCAGGTGATGTGCATTTCTGCGGTGACGTCATAGTCGTTGAAAAGCTTATTTTTGAAATCAGAATTGACCGGAGAATTCAATTTTGTCCCGAGAAATTCTAAAGCGCCGTTTCCTACATCTACCAATCTGCCGGCAAATTCGTGTCCGATTATTATCGGATCAATATCTGCGGCGAGCATCATCTCTCTTTTTATTGATTCTTTTGAATTATAGATTCCAACGTCTGTACCGCATATTCCGCCTGTTGATACTTCTATCAGAACGTGATTATCATCGGGCAGGGTGGCTTCCGGCATATCGGTAACGTTAAATCCTTGAGTCCACTCTTCGTTTTCATGGGGTTTGGGTTTTGTGACAGCTAACAATTTATTTCCTTTTAAGCGTTAGATTATTGACTGTTTACAGCGATTATCTAAAATTATAGAGAACTGAAGCTAAATAGGAGATTATGCATAATCAACTTTTTTATTTGCCCTTTCCTCGACAAACTGTTTATATTTTTCAATAATAACAATCTAAATAAAGATTATATCAAATGTATAAAGTAAGCAAAGCCATAGAATTTTGTTATGGACACCGTCTTTTGAATTACGATGGAAAGTGCAGGCACCTGCACGGCCATAACGCACGGGCAGAAATTGAATTAAATTCCGAAGAACTTGACGATCGGGGAATGGTGTTTGATTTTTCTGATATAAAAAAAGCGGTAAAAAGCTGGATAGATGAAAATCTTGACCATCTGATGATACTCAACGAAAAAGATGAGATTATCCCAATGCTTGAAAAAGCGGGAGAACGGTATCTTGCTGTCCCGGCAAATCCCACTGCCGAATTTATCTCTAAACTGATTTATGATCATGTTAAATCGTTGGGTTTTCCGGTGGTCTCGGTGAAGGTATGGGAAACACCGGACTCATATGCCGAGTATAGTGATTAGGATACAGGATGGCGGAGCAAGAAGTATATATAGCAGAACCTCGTAGGACACCGGTTGGAGCATACGGCGGAGTATTTAAAAATGTACCGGCTGTGGAGCTTGGAAAGTTTTCTGTTAGGGGTACATTGGAGGGCAGCGGAATTGATATCGGCTCTGTTGACGAGGTGATACTCGGACACGCTCGACAGGCTGGAAACCGTCCAAATCCCGCAAAGCAGGTCGTGAGGTTATCAGGATTGCCCGATGAAGTACCTGCGTGGACCATAAACCAGGCGTGCGCTTCGGGACTGAGGAGCATAGTCTCCGCGGCGCAGGCAGTGATGCTTTCTGATTCGGATGTGGTAATTGCAGGTGGAATGGAATCAATGAGCACTACTCCTTATCTGCTGATGAATGCCCGATGGGGCTATCGCTTAGGGCATAATAAGATACTTGATGCGCAATACTGGGATGGGTTTATCTGTCCGCTTTGCGAACAATTGATGGGCGAAACGGCTGAAAATCTTGTTGAAAAATACAATATCACGCGGGAAGAACAGGATAAATTCGCCGCTGAAAGTCAGCAAAAGTGCGAGGCAGCGGCAAAAAATGGCAAATTTGACGATGAAATCGTAAAAGTGGAAATGAAAGATAGGAAGGGTAACCTGACGATAATTGATTCCGACGAACATCCCCGAAAGGGAATTACCGCTGAAGACCTTTCTAAATTGAATCCTGTCTTTAAAGATAATGGAATCGTCCATGCGGGAGCATCTTCAGGTATAACCGATGGCGCAGCTTCGATGCTTGTATTATCAGAAAAAAAAGTGGAGAAATTAGGAATTGACCCCATTGCGAGAATAGTCGGATATTCGGTCGTCGGGCTTAAGCCGGAGCATATGGGATTGGGGCCCGTACCGGCGTTAAAGAAACTTGAAGAAAAAACAGGCGTTAAAACAGAAGAAATCGATTTGATAGAAATTAACGAAGCATTTGCGGCTCAGGTGATAGCTTGTCAGCGGGAGTTGAATATTGACCCGATAAAGCTTAACGTAAATGGCGGTGCGATTGCCCTCGGACACCCGATTGGTTGCTCGGGTGCGAGAATCAGTGTTACGCTGCTACATGAAATGAAAAGACGAAAAGTAAAATACGGTGCGGCTACACTATGCGTTTCGGGAGGAATGGGAATTGCAGCGCTTTTTGAAAGAGTTTGAATTTAGAATGAGGAAAATTAATGGCTAAGGCATTGAATGATGAACCTGATTATGAAGCGGTTATCAAATCGCTTTACGAAAAGACCAAAAAGGGAAAAATTGCATGGGAGCAAGGCGATGAACCTACGAAATTTCGTGCAACATTAGGCGACTCTGTTTCGTTCGTTGTGTTTCTCTATGTAATAAATGCCGAAGAGCAGGAATCGGCGTTTATTCTAAGGATGCATGGCGCTGATGATGTACCGATATTTGCAGTCAGCACAACCACGCCTGATCTTGATGAAGAATATTACGATATGATAACAGAGATATACCGACTTGCCGGTCGGATTGCGAAAAGGGTCGATGACCAAATAAACGCAGCGCTCAAAGCACTTAAAAAAGCCTGAGAAAAATAATTCTTTTATACAGATGAATTATAAATCAATATCGCTGGAAATTGATTCTCCGGCAGCCACAATCAGACTTAACAGCCCCCCATATAATGTCATTGATATTCCAATGATGGAAGAGATTTTCGGCGCTCTTCAGGTACTTGAAGAAGATAATAACATTCAATTTGTGCTGTTTCGGGGAGCGGGTGATAAGCTGTTTTCAGCAGGCGTTGATATTGCAGACCACACAGAAGATAAAATAGAAATGATGCTGACAAAATTTCACGATATATTTCGGCTCATATATAAATGGGATAAGATTTCAATTTCAGTGGTACACGCGCCGGCGATTGGCGGCGGTTGCGAACTCGCGGCTTTATGCGATTTTGTGATAGCCGCAGAATCCGCTACATTTTCGCAACCCGAAATAAACGTCGGATGTTATCCGCCCGCAGCCGCAGCCGCGTTTCCGCGGATAATTGGTCCGAAAGCGGCAATGGATATGATTCTTACGGGACGTGAACTATCGGCAAAAGAGGCAAAAAAATTGGGATTAGTTACACGTGTGGTTCCCGATGACAATCTCAATGAGGCTGTGGACGAGCTAATAGCCACTCTTAAAGGGAAGAGTCGGGCCGTACTCTCACTGGCGAGGAAATCTATTAAGGCAGGGATTGAGTGGGAATACAACCTTGCTCTCACAAAAGCTGAAGACATATACTTTGATGAACTTATGAAAACTGAGGATGTAAAAGAAGGCGTCAGCGCCTTTCTGGAAAAACGTAAACCGGATTGGAGACATAAATGAAAGTAGATCCTGCTAATCTTGACGTGAAGGAATCGCATAAGATTTTAACAAGTATAATTATTCCGCGCCCAATAGCTTGGGTAACTACCTTAAATGAAGACGGCTCGGTGAATGCCGCTCCGTTCAGTTTTTTTATGGGAGTATCTACTAAGCCTCCGAGATTGGCAATATCGGTATCGGCAAAGGGGGGAGAGATTAAAGATACATCGAGGAATATTATTAAAAATTCCGAGTTTGTAGTAAACATGGTTACGAATGCAAACGTTGAGGCAATGAACTCAACAGCGGGTTTATATGACTACGGCGTTGAAGAGCTGAAGATTGCAGGATTATCGACCAGTGAGTCGGAAAAGATAGCTCCGCCGTGTATCAAAGAATCTCCTGTAAGCATGGAATGCAAATTAGAGAAAGTTGTTGAAATAGGAGATAAAAATCATTTTCTATTCATCGGTGAAGTAGTTTTATTTCACATAAATGACGATATGTTTGAAAATGGGGCTGTAGTTTCACAGAAAATTCATGCGGTGGGAAGATTAGAAGGCTCTTTCTATTCACATGTAAGTGATATCTTTGAATTGTAGCGGCAATCCATCGGTGAAAAATAAAAAAATACGATCACACAACTGAAATGTGAATGTTTTATAAATATGGTAACTGATAATTGAGTAAGATGATGAGAGCCGGATTCCTTGTGGAACCCGGAAAAATAGAGCTAAGAGAGATTCCTGTGCCCGAACCGTTTCACGGCGAAATAATAGCCAAAGTTCATACCGCTCTTACCTGTGGAACAGACTTAAAAACGTACAGGCGTGGTCATCCGAAAGTCTCTCTCCCTTCGCCGTTCGGTCATGAATTTTCCGGAACAGTTTCAGCGTTAGGAAATGGGGTAAGTGGATTCAAAGAGGGTGACACCGTTATGACGGTGTTTTCTGCACCTTGCGGCGAGTGCTACTACTGCTTGCGCGGAGAAGAACATCTCTGTAAAGAATTAAAAAATTCTCTGATGTTCGGGGCGTATGCCGAATATATAAGGGTTCCAAAACAGATAGTATCGAAAAATATGTTTGCTAAGCCGCATTCTCTTTCATTTAGACAAGCCGCAATGCTGGAGCCACTCTCCTGCGTGGTTCATGGAGTTGATGAAGCGGCTGTTGGAAAGGATGATTCTGTACTGGTTATGGGAGCCGGTACGATAGGATTGTTATTTACGGCAGTCCTAAAAACTTTAAACCTGCGAAATCTCATAGTTGCTGCTCGTGGGGAAGAACGTATTGACTTAGCAAAAAAATTAGGCGCAGATAATGTTATTGATGCCTCATCTGAAAATATTTTGGAGCGGGTTATGGAATTGACGGAGAATATGGGGGTAAATATTCTGATTGAATCAACCGGAGCCCGTGAGGTCTGGGAAGATTCGGTAAACTACGTTTCAAAGAATGGTGTGGTTATTTTATTCGGGGGATTATCTAAAGGCGCTAAAGTAACATTCGATGCAGAGCGCTTGCATTATGATAACATTAGGCTGCAGGGACTGTTCCATTACCGCAGAAAGGATGTGGTGGAAGCTCGCGAACTTTTAGTAGGCGATAAAGTTTTTTTGGAGCCGTTGATTACAGGTGAATATCCGCTTGGCGAGCTTAAGCAGGCCTTTCAGTTATTGGACAATAAAAAAGGAATTAAATACGCAATTTTGCCTTAATAATTTATAGTATGAAAAAGATTCGGAAATAAGATTGGATGTGTACGGAATAATGCTTGCTGCCGGAAGCTCAAGCAGAATGAACGATAGTTTCCCAAAGTTGACGTTGCCCTTTCGACAAAAACCACTCCTTTGGTGGTCGTTGAAAGCGGCTTTAAAATCAAATTTAAAATCTGTACTGCTTGTTGTCGGCGCGAATAAGAACAGAGTATTATATGGAATAAAAAATATCGGCGGAGAAAATAAATTCAGGTTGGTTGAGAATGAAAATTGGGAAATCGGGCGATCATCTTCAGTGACTTGTGGCCTTCGAGAACTTCCAAAAAATGCCTCCCATGTGATGTTTTTGCAAGGAGATCAACCTCTTATCGGTGTTGATCTTATCAACAGAGTCATTGAATATGCTGTAAAGAATCCCGAATCGCCTATGCTTTATCCATCATTAAAAGGAAAGAAGGCCAACCCGGTGGTTTTCTCAAAAGAGGGATTGATTGAACTGTCAAAAATAGAGGGAGACACATCCGGCTTCGGACTTTCGGATAAATTTAATAAAAGAGCGGTGTCTTTTGAGCTGGAAGATAATTCAACACAGCTGAATATAAATACGAACAGCGATTACAGAAAGTTGATTGAGAATTATGAAAAAGAGTGAGATGTTTAAGAGAATATCGGAGCTGTTAGATGAGGGAAAATCTTTTGCCGTAGGAACGCTTTTGGAAGTCAAAGGTTCTGCTCCTCAAAAAGTCGGTGCGAAGATGATAATTTTTGAAGACTCTTCAATTGAATTCACAATCGGGGGCGGACCGTTCGAGGCGCAGGTAATACAGGATTCTGTAAAAATCCTAAAAAACGGCAGCGGGAGCAAAATCGAAAGCTATGAACTCACAGAGGATTCACTTGGGATGTATTGTCAGGGAGTATCAAAAGTTCTAATTGAGACTTTTAAGCCGGAGGCGCAATTGGTTGTATTTGGGGCGGGACATGTAGGCTCTGCAATTATAAAATTAGCGGAACAAACGGGGATATTCAATTTAACAATAGCCGACGACAGAACTGAGTATGCGAACAAAGACAAATTCACTGATTCGGTGAGTGTTATCCTGACAGATAGAGATTATAAAAACGGCCTTCCGGATGTGGGTCCGAATTCGTTTATCGTGATTGTGACCAGGTGTCATCCCACGGACAAGGAACTGGTGAAAAGATATGCCGGATCAAACGCGGCCTATATCGGTATGATAGGAAGCAAAGCAAAGAAAAAGATACTTTTCAAGGAATTGGAAAAAGAAGGTACTTCTAAAGCGTTCCTTGATAAAGTTCATTCACCAATCGGGATACCGCTTGGGGGCAAGGAGCCGACGGAGATTGCTGTGAGTATTCTCGCGGAGCTCATTAAAGTTAAGAACGAGATTTTTGGATAATCTTATTCTCTTCCGCGGGGCAGGCGAGCTTGCCTCGGGAGCAATACGCAGGTTAACACTGGCAGGTTTTCCGGTAATAGCGCTTGAAATAGCCAAGCCGCTCTGTGTTCGCAGGACGGTTTCTTTTGCTTCGGCAATATATGATGGCGGAATAGAAATTGAGGAGATTAAGGGAATATTCTGTAATGATATCGATGAAGCAGCGGAGATTACAGCCGGACGGGAGACAGCAGTTTTGATCGACCCTGAAGGCGCTGCAATTCAGGAGTTATCACCGAAGATTTTAATTGATGCCCGAATGATGAAGAATAACCCTGATACAAATTCTGATATGGCTCCTGTGGTCATAGCATTGGGACCGGGTTATGCGGCTCCCGAAGACGCACATTATGTCATAGAGACGTCACGGGGGCACGATCTCGGTCGGGTCATCACAAATGGGAATGCGTTAAAGGACACGGGTGTGCCCGGCGAAGTGGGAGGCGAAACCATCAGGCGGGTGATTAGGTCTCCGATGAGCGGGAAATTCGAGTCAAATGCAAATATCGGAGATATGTTAAGCGCTTTTCAAACGGTAGGAAAAGTAAACGGAAAAGAAGTAATAACTGAAATATCAGGATTGCTTCGAGGTTTATTGTATGACGGAGTTGAAATTTCAAAGGGAACTAAAATCGGGGATGTGGACCCGCGTGGCAACTCCGATTTTCTGCATACAATTTCAGATAAAGCAAATGCTATTGCAGGGGGGGTTATGGAGGCGGTGCTAAGATCAATTCAGTAAAACAGCTGCAAAATAATTCTTTCCACCGTCGGCATAAATAACTAACTTTCCATTCGGAACAAATTAAAATTACGTTATTTGGGGATCCAACTAAATGTACGAGCACGAACCGCAATTTATAGTCGATTATTACGACAAGAAATATGACGTCAAGGGATATTTCGTGGTGGATACTCTTATAAACGGAATAGCAGGAGGCGGCATACGAATTCGCAAGGACTTGACGGTTGAAGAGGTTGTTCATCTCGCAAAAAAAATGACTCTCAAATTTACTTTTATAAATCCACATATCGGCGGCGCGAAATGTGGTCTTGATTTTGACGTTAACGGTGCCGGAAGCGATGAAATTAAAGAAGAAGTATTGGATCGTTTCGTTCAATTCCTCGAACCGTTTCTACGGGGTTTCTATGCGACGGGGCCCGATATTAATACTTCCGGAAAGGAAATAATGAAGTCAGTTTTGAAGTTAGGAGTTCCTCATCCTCAATATGCTCTTGCGAAAAAATCGCCTATGGGTTTGGAGAAAGCTCTCGACAGGCTTCAAAAAGGAGTGAATATTCCGGTCAGAGTACTCGGTAAAGAGACTATATTAAATGATGTTGTAGCCGGATTCAGCGTTATGGAGGCGGCAAAAACAGCTTGTTTCCTTGACGGCTCATCGTTTGAGGAAAAGAAGATAGCCATTGAGGGATTTGGTTCTGTGGGCGGCAGCGCGGCTCATTTTCTAACTCAGGAAGGCGCTTCTGTGGTTGCTATTTCGGACATCGACTGCACAGTTTATCATCAAGGCGGAATAGATTTGTCTCTTGTTACCGGAGAGAATTCCGGACATATAAACATAAATAATTTACCTGAAAATTACACCGTTATTCCGGCAAGCGAAGGCGATATATATAGCGTGGAAGAAGATATTGATGTATTTATTCCCGCGGCCCGTTCGGATTATATAACAGCTGAAAAACTGGATCTTCTCATGAAGAATTTGAATCCGCAATATATTATTCCCGGGGCTAATCATCCATTCTTGGTATCAGGCGATAAGGATGAAGGCTATATTGAGAATTGGCTGTTTTCGAAAAATGTTATCGTCATTCCGGATTTTATAGCTAATGCCGGAGCCGCGGCTTTGTTCGGAATTCTTACATGGAATGAGAAGATAAATCTCACAGCTGATTCCCTGCTGCGCGCTGTAGCGGTGATGATAAGGGAATCGACAGTTAAGGTAATGGCTTCAAGCGAAACAGAAAGACTGAGTCCATTTGAAGTTTCGATTGCTCAATCACGGAAGAAGATAGTGGAATATTACAGTGATTATTCATCCAAGTTTTAATTAGAAAGGATTTTATAAATGGGGATGACTCTAACAGAAAAAATACTCGCGAATAAATCGGGGAATTCAAGCATAAAACCGGGTGATCTAATTTTTGTGAAAGTCGATTTATCTATGGCGACTGATATTGCCTCCCCGCTGACCATAAAAGTGTTTGAAGAAATTGGAATGGATAAAGTGTTCGACCCTGATAAGATCGCATTGGTTAACGATCACCTCACACCCGCAAAAGATATAGATGCTGCCGGTTTCTCCAAGATGATGAGAGAATTCGCGAAAAAACACGGTATTAAACACTATTATGAAGTTGGTCGAACAGGAATTTCGCATGTTCTCCTTCCTGATGAGGGGTTGATCGCTCCCGGCGATATTATATTAGGCGCTGATTCGCATTCCACGACTTATGGCGCATTCGGTTGTTTCGGAGCGGGAATGGGCGCTACCGATATTGCGGCAATATGGGCTGAAGGGGAGATTTGGCTTAGAGTACCGGAGACTATAAAGATAGAATTCAAAGGGAAATTACCTAAATATGTGATTGGAAAAGACCTTGTGCTTCTTGTATGCCGCGACCTCGGAATGGAGGGGGGTAATTATAAGGCATTAGAATATTGCGGAGAGACCGTTGATAATATGACAATGGATGATAGGTTGACTCTTACAAATATGGCGATTGAAGCTGGCGCAAAAAATGGCGTTATCGCAGCCGATGATACGACCATGAAATATCTTGAAGGAAAGCTTAAAAAAGACGATTACCAAATATTTGAAAGTGACGATGATGCTGAATATCACAGTGTTCTGGAGTATGATGTAACAGATATGGAGCCGCAGGTGGCAGTGCCTTTCTTGCCGAGCAACGTAAAGCCGATAT
This Candidatus Neomarinimicrobiota bacterium DNA region includes the following protein-coding sequences:
- a CDS encoding nucleotidyltransferase family protein, whose protein sequence is MDVYGIMLAAGSSSRMNDSFPKLTLPFRQKPLLWWSLKAALKSNLKSVLLVVGANKNRVLYGIKNIGGENKFRLVENENWEIGRSSSVTCGLRELPKNASHVMFLQGDQPLIGVDLINRVIEYAVKNPESPMLYPSLKGKKANPVVFSKEGLIELSKIEGDTSGFGLSDKFNKRAVSFELEDNSTQLNINTNSDYRKLIENYEKE
- a CDS encoding alcohol dehydrogenase catalytic domain-containing protein; translated protein: MLAVTKPKPHENEEWTQGFNVTDMPEATLPDDNHVLIEVSTGGICGTDVGIYNSKESIKREMMLAADIDPIIIGHEFAGRLVDVGNGALEFLGTKLNSPVNSDFKNKLFNDYDVTAEMHITCGNCLQCRIGEKHVCKNTIIKGIHEHGAFTKYITVPAENLVLIQRGKIPMEIMSFMDAFGNAVHTTSTINKKDKTIAILGCGIQGLMATAISHKLGAKKIFVTDASHPKVGMTPEKLEDSHFAMAKKFGADACFDMAIPDNRQKFFEFVMDETDGIGVDGILEMSGNYKAYEDAFKVLRAGGVFALLGLPSGDFQMDFARDIIFKGATVKGIIGRRIWETWDLMIELLESGLSDTFIDNGFVTHNLGISEVDHAFEEIAAGNALKVLLKPE
- a CDS encoding 3-isopropylmalate dehydratase large subunit, with product MGMTLTEKILANKSGNSSIKPGDLIFVKVDLSMATDIASPLTIKVFEEIGMDKVFDPDKIALVNDHLTPAKDIDAAGFSKMMREFAKKHGIKHYYEVGRTGISHVLLPDEGLIAPGDIILGADSHSTTYGAFGCFGAGMGATDIAAIWAEGEIWLRVPETIKIEFKGKLPKYVIGKDLVLLVCRDLGMEGGNYKALEYCGETVDNMTMDDRLTLTNMAIEAGAKNGVIAADDTTMKYLEGKLKKDDYQIFESDDDAEYHSVLEYDVTDMEPQVAVPFLPSNVKPISQVENVKVDQVMIGSCTNGRYSDFELAAEVLGDNKFSKDTRVLITPATTEIYQKMLKSGLILKFSEAGAAITTPGCGACIGAHLGVMGDKEVGVFTTNRNFPGRTGARTAEVYLSNPAVAAASGITGRLTDPRELS
- a CDS encoding XdhC family protein, whose amino-acid sequence is MKKSEMFKRISELLDEGKSFAVGTLLEVKGSAPQKVGAKMIIFEDSSIEFTIGGGPFEAQVIQDSVKILKNGSGSKIESYELTEDSLGMYCQGVSKVLIETFKPEAQLVVFGAGHVGSAIIKLAEQTGIFNLTIADDRTEYANKDKFTDSVSVILTDRDYKNGLPDVGPNSFIVIVTRCHPTDKELVKRYAGSNAAYIGMIGSKAKKKILFKELEKEGTSKAFLDKVHSPIGIPLGGKEPTEIAVSILAELIKVKNEIFG
- a CDS encoding Glu/Leu/Phe/Val dehydrogenase, translated to MYEHEPQFIVDYYDKKYDVKGYFVVDTLINGIAGGGIRIRKDLTVEEVVHLAKKMTLKFTFINPHIGGAKCGLDFDVNGAGSDEIKEEVLDRFVQFLEPFLRGFYATGPDINTSGKEIMKSVLKLGVPHPQYALAKKSPMGLEKALDRLQKGVNIPVRVLGKETILNDVVAGFSVMEAAKTACFLDGSSFEEKKIAIEGFGSVGGSAAHFLTQEGASVVAISDIDCTVYHQGGIDLSLVTGENSGHININNLPENYTVIPASEGDIYSVEEDIDVFIPAARSDYITAEKLDLLMKNLNPQYIIPGANHPFLVSGDKDEGYIENWLFSKNVIVIPDFIANAGAAALFGILTWNEKINLTADSLLRAVAVMIRESTVKVMASSETERLSPFEVSIAQSRKKIVEYYSDYSSKF
- a CDS encoding flavin reductase family protein, which gives rise to MKVDPANLDVKESHKILTSIIIPRPIAWVTTLNEDGSVNAAPFSFFMGVSTKPPRLAISVSAKGGEIKDTSRNIIKNSEFVVNMVTNANVEAMNSTAGLYDYGVEELKIAGLSTSESEKIAPPCIKESPVSMECKLEKVVEIGDKNHFLFIGEVVLFHINDDMFENGAVVSQKIHAVGRLEGSFYSHVSDIFEL
- a CDS encoding acetyl-CoA C-acetyltransferase, which translates into the protein MAEQEVYIAEPRRTPVGAYGGVFKNVPAVELGKFSVRGTLEGSGIDIGSVDEVILGHARQAGNRPNPAKQVVRLSGLPDEVPAWTINQACASGLRSIVSAAQAVMLSDSDVVIAGGMESMSTTPYLLMNARWGYRLGHNKILDAQYWDGFICPLCEQLMGETAENLVEKYNITREEQDKFAAESQQKCEAAAKNGKFDDEIVKVEMKDRKGNLTIIDSDEHPRKGITAEDLSKLNPVFKDNGIVHAGASSGITDGAASMLVLSEKKVEKLGIDPIARIVGYSVVGLKPEHMGLGPVPALKKLEEKTGVKTEEIDLIEINEAFAAQVIACQRELNIDPIKLNVNGGAIALGHPIGCSGARISVTLLHEMKRRKVKYGAATLCVSGGMGIAALFERV
- a CDS encoding EF2563 family selenium-dependent molybdenum hydroxylase system protein, with the translated sequence MDNLILFRGAGELASGAIRRLTLAGFPVIALEIAKPLCVRRTVSFASAIYDGGIEIEEIKGIFCNDIDEAAEITAGRETAVLIDPEGAAIQELSPKILIDARMMKNNPDTNSDMAPVVIALGPGYAAPEDAHYVIETSRGHDLGRVITNGNALKDTGVPGEVGGETIRRVIRSPMSGKFESNANIGDMLSAFQTVGKVNGKEVITEISGLLRGLLYDGVEISKGTKIGDVDPRGNSDFLHTISDKANAIAGGVMEAVLRSIQ
- a CDS encoding glycine C-acetyltransferase, translated to MNNMLSIIKEELGRIHNANTFKFETEIESPQSGRVNVGGNDVVMLASNNYLGLSNHPRIIEASIRGIKEYGHGVASVRFLCGTQTIHRDLEKKIAEFLGTDDSILFSSCFSANEGLFASLFNEPLGSEEWQNVIYSDQLNHASIIDGMRLCRKKNTVKRIYKHLDMDDLRNMLEEDKDKDYRFRLLVTDGVFSMEGDLAPMPELTELSSQYGLTLTVDDSHSLGVLGSSGRGTAEELGVHGKVDITTGTLGKAMGGAAGGFISGDSDLITYLRQKSRPYTFSNSLPPNIIVAAIEAFELLDSDPSILQKLKDNTSYFRKEIHSLGFEILEGVHPIVPVMLKDASLAQEMAKSLLDEGVFIKGLWFPVVPEGEARLRAQISAAHEREDIDRALNAFEKVGKRMGVIS
- a CDS encoding 6-carboxytetrahydropterin synthase produces the protein MYKVSKAIEFCYGHRLLNYDGKCRHLHGHNARAEIELNSEELDDRGMVFDFSDIKKAVKSWIDENLDHLMILNEKDEIIPMLEKAGERYLAVPANPTAEFISKLIYDHVKSLGFPVVSVKVWETPDSYAEYSD
- a CDS encoding enoyl-CoA hydratase/isomerase family protein, producing MNYKSISLEIDSPAATIRLNSPPYNVIDIPMMEEIFGALQVLEEDNNIQFVLFRGAGDKLFSAGVDIADHTEDKIEMMLTKFHDIFRLIYKWDKISISVVHAPAIGGGCELAALCDFVIAAESATFSQPEINVGCYPPAAAAAFPRIIGPKAAMDMILTGRELSAKEAKKLGLVTRVVPDDNLNEAVDELIATLKGKSRAVLSLARKSIKAGIEWEYNLALTKAEDIYFDELMKTEDVKEGVSAFLEKRKPDWRHK
- a CDS encoding alcohol dehydrogenase catalytic domain-containing protein, yielding MSKMMRAGFLVEPGKIELREIPVPEPFHGEIIAKVHTALTCGTDLKTYRRGHPKVSLPSPFGHEFSGTVSALGNGVSGFKEGDTVMTVFSAPCGECYYCLRGEEHLCKELKNSLMFGAYAEYIRVPKQIVSKNMFAKPHSLSFRQAAMLEPLSCVVHGVDEAAVGKDDSVLVMGAGTIGLLFTAVLKTLNLRNLIVAARGEERIDLAKKLGADNVIDASSENILERVMELTENMGVNILIESTGAREVWEDSVNYVSKNGVVILFGGLSKGAKVTFDAERLHYDNIRLQGLFHYRRKDVVEARELLVGDKVFLEPLITGEYPLGELKQAFQLLDNKKGIKYAILP